A section of the Babylonia areolata isolate BAREFJ2019XMU chromosome 1, ASM4173473v1, whole genome shotgun sequence genome encodes:
- the LOC143292801 gene encoding uncharacterized protein LOC143292801 produces MCASRARGVGSSRLLRQLRKGFVVGALLLFVLALQGDVFHGPEIYGQETHRLTHLLLSSTQQHLQDKLVQRKLFHIPTKDIYLPAYFNLVDMESVSADKNGGVASTNCTLTKTSPVFHICVYPQELDIYISAALTTGGVWEPHITKLFQFALLKFPHSTFIDIGANIGYYSLLAASMGHQVMAVEPSPQNMKKLIQGIHVNKLANKIYVLQNAVAKSHRNVSLSVNSNNQGGIMVLEDKDPDHQTVQTIVLDDLLHLIDTPTAIIKMDIEGYECRGMATSAKLFHNVYVPYILMEWQQMYKHRHQMTAACPVSLIRQMTDYFVHLGYHAHEVRTGLALNPQRSTTAWQVGDVYWRHDDQPPLIPSL; encoded by the exons GATTTGTGGTGGGTGCACTACTGCTCTTCGTGTTAGCACTTCAAGGAGACGTGTTCCACGGTCCTGAGATCTAtggacaagagacacacagactgacccacctcctcctctcttccacaCAACAACATCTACAGGACAAACTAGTTCAGCGTAAGCTCTTCCACATTCCCACCAAAGACATTTACCTGCCGGCCTACTTCAATTTGGTGGACATGGAGTCTGTGTCAGCAGACAAAAATGGTGGTGTTGCAAGCACCAACTGCACTCTGACCAAGACAAGCCCGGTGTTCCACATCTGTGTGTACCCACAGGAACTGGACATCTACATTTCAGCTGCTCTGACCACTGGAGGGGTCTGGGAACCCCATATCACCAAGCTGTTCCAGTTTGCCCTCCTCAAGTTTCCACATTCCACATTCATTGACATTGGTGCCAATATCGGATATTACAGTTTGCTGGCAGCATCCATGGGTCACCAAGTCATGGCTGTAGAACCCTCTCCACAAAATATGAAGAAGCTGATACAAGGTATCCATGTGAATAAACTTGCTAATAAGATCTATGTCCTTCAGAATGCTGTAGCTAAGAGCCACAGAAATGTCAGCCTTTCTGTAAATAGTAATAACCAAGGTGGAATCATGGTGTTGGAAGACAAGGACCCTGACCATCAGACTGTACAGACCATAGTGCTGGATGACTTGCTTCATCTGATTGACACCCCCACTGCCATCATCAAAATGGATATTG AAGGCTATGAGTGCCGCGGGATGGCCACCTCAGCTAAGCTGTTCCACAATGTCTACGTGCCTTATATACTGATGGAGTGGCAACAGATGTACAAACACCGCCACCAAATGACCGCTGCCTGCCCTGTCAGCCTCATACGGCAAATGACAGACTACTTTGTCCACCTGGGTTACCATGCTCACGAGGTGCGGACAGGCTTGGCACTGAACCCACAGCGCAGTACCACTGCCTGGCAAGTTGGGGATGTTTACTGGAGGCATGATGACCAGCCCCCACTCATCCCTTCTCTGTGA